The Spirochaetota bacterium genome contains the following window.
TAATCTGCATAATCACGATTGAAGGTAATAAAGATGACAGACCCGGATATCAGAGATAAAGCTGAAGTAACTCCGCCAAAGCAAGCAAAGCCAAGGGGCGTTATATTCACTATCATCAGTACCGCGGCATTTATCATCATACCGTTAGCAACTATTGCCGCCATAGTTATCACCGTGCTGCTCCAGCCGGGTTTCTATACAGGCATCTTGAAAGACGGTAAGTTCATCACCGCTTTTATCGAGGCAAAGAACTGGCAGGTTGAAAGGCAGATTAGCGATGAGATCGAACGCGATGTAAAAATCACGGAATACACGAGGGAATATGATACGATCAAATCCCGCTACGAGCAGGCAAAGGAGGACTATGCCCGTATCAGCCGGGAAAACGAAATTGAATCCCTGAAAAAGCAGCACAGAGACGTCAAGGCCCTCAAATGGAAGCTTGTCAGGGACACCTTCCCCGACGAGAACGGCTTTGAAAAAAACCGCGAGGAAGTGCTCGCCAAGCTCAAGGAAATGATCACGGAGAAGGAGGAATACCAGGAACAGAACAAAGATCAGATTAAAACAGCACGCAAGGCCATGAAAAAGGCCTCGAATGATTACGAAGACGCTCTATCAACCCTTGAAGATAAAAAAAAGGACGCGGAAAAAATCGCGGAAAAGCATAAAAACACTTTTTCCGGGAAACTGTATAACGATCTGGAGCGCATCGAGGGTCCTCTTTCGAAAATACTCAACGACAAGCTCATTGACGGGGCGGTCCGTGCCGAAATAGCAAAAATCCTCAGATTTCTTACCAGCTACGACCGCCAGATAGAGCAGCATAACATTTACTATGCCCGCACCAATGACGGCCGGGGCCTCACGGCCAGGTCGCTCAGGGTCAAGTTGCCCGATATTGCCATAAGCCTATGGGTCAATGATGAATCCAAAGGGAAACCGCGTAAGCGCCATGTGCTGAGCCAGCTCCTCGTGGAGGAGCTTGACAGGATCGACTCCCTGGAGAACCGCATGCTGTTAAAGACACTCTTCAGGCTCTCCGATACGAGCCTTGGCGAGTATTTCACCGGCAAGTATCTGAAAAAGCTGGGTCTGACCATTGATGGCGGCGTCATCCGAATGTCCAATATTATATTAAAAGATGAACAGGCGGAAACGGTATCCTCCATAATGGAAGCAATGTCATGGGCCCAGTACGCGGCATTTGGCGCCGCCGGCATCCTGGTACTTTTTATCTTCTATTTTATATTCTCAACCGTTGAGCGAAGGCGTAAACTCGCCATGCTGAAGCGCCTCTTCATATACCCTTCACTCTTGGTGCTTCTCGCCTGCGGCGTCTTCACCTGGACTTCACGGAACATTTTCGCTTATTATCCGGATATCCTCCAGGACCTGTCGGTGCGGAGCTATGTGAAGCACCTGAGCTTCACGGCGGGCTGGCACTTTATCATGCCTATGCTCGTCGTTTTCGGCGCCCTGTTCATCGCGGGCCTTATGATCAGAAAGTATCTTGCCGCGACAGCGCCAAAGGAATAGGTTTACGCTGGCCGCGGTGACGGGACAGGCCTTATTGATCGTTATGAATGGCTCAAAATCTCCGCACACCTGCGACCTATCTTGAAAAATAATTCTTGCCGCCAAAAGCCGGCATTGATCATTTGGTAGACACCCGGAATGGAAGCCGATCATGATATCAAGACCATCAGGATAAACATGATGACCGATGAAATATATTTGAAGCTGGCCGAAATCCTCGATTATCTTCCCAACGGCTTTCCCCGTACGGAAAGCGGGGTAGAGATTAAGCTTTTAAAAAAGATCTTCACACCCGATGAGGCGGAGCTCTTTTGCGACATGAAGATGGCAAAGGAAACGGCCGCCGAGATATCCCGGAGGACCGGCAGGCCCCTCCAGGGACTCGATGAAAAACTCAGCGCCATGTGGTGGAAAGGCCAGATAGAATGCGACCCCACGGGAGAAGAAAAGCGGTACAACCTCGTCCCCTGGGTCGTCGGGATCTTCGAATTCCAGGTCGGGAACATGGACGAGGAATTCGCGCGGCTCCACGTGGAGTATATCAAGACTGCCGGGCTCTTCTTCATGAAGAAAAAGCCGCAGGTCATGCAGGTGCTGCCCATCGAGAAGGAAGTGCCGGACCATAACGAGGCACTGCCCTTTGCCCGGGTATCGGCCCTCATAGAGAAAAGCCAGTCCTTCGCCGTCAATGAATGCATCTGCAAGAAGCAGTCGGGCCTGATCGGCAGGGGCTGCGCGAAACCGCGGGAGGTGTGCCTCCTCATAGCCGAAAAGCCGGGATTCTACGACAATCACCCGATGGCCGGCAGGCTCATCACCAGGGAGGAGGCCCGCGACATTTTGAACAGGGCCGAGGAAGCCGGACTGGTGCACATGACCGCCAATGTGCAGGAGGGGCACTGGTTCATATGCAACTGCTGCGGCTGCTGCTGCAGCCAGCTCCTGGCGGCGCGGTTCGGATGGAAGGGAGCGGTCAACTCCCGCTATTTCGCCAGGATCGACGCGTCCCTCTGCACAAACTGCGGTCTCTGCTCAGAAACTCGCTGTCAGGTCAAGGCGATCGACGCCGTCGAAGGACATCGCGCGGTTAACGAGGAAAAATGCATCGGCTGTGGCCTCTGCGTTTCAACCTGCCCCTCAGGGGCCGTCACCCTTATCCATAAAAGCGCGGAACGCATCATAGAGCCGCCCCGCGACGAAAAGGAATGGTACAGCATCAAGGCTCGGAACGAGAAGAAGGATATTTCTAAATTCGAATAACCAGGCAAGTTGCTGGGCCCATCATCGGGCCCGCCTCTGCGCATCCATTTCATCAATCATGCGCTGTTTATATAATTGGTAATCCACAACCTTGAAGATTTCCTCAAAAGCCGAACGTTCCGGCGCCGTCTTCCATTTTGCCTCCGCCTGCCTGCGCATCGGGTAAAGCGCCGCGGCCACGACCAGAACTAGCGAGGCAACCCTGTATAAAACCTGCCTTCGTGAAATTGCCGTGAGAAAATGATCAAACACTGTTCCCAGGTTGCAGGGAAGATAGAACATCAGGAAAAGAATGGAAGCGAAGAACAGGGAGAGCGCGGTTTCGATACCGGAGGATGCCTTCATTATGCTTAGAGGCATAAGGCGCCAGGTGACCGTGAAGGCTATGGTGCCGAAGATAAAAAGGCATGTTTCGCCCAGGATATTCATGATCAAAGCATGGGTCCGCGGCCGCTCCGGTATTTTAGCGCTGAAAATAAAATAGGTGATACATCCTTCAATGGCCAGGTAGCTGATGAGCGCCAGCCGGAAAAGATTTTTATCCCCGCGGAACGTCAGGCCAAGGGCCCGGAACGCGCTCATGATGACCAGTAAAAACACGGCCGCATGAAACAGGTAGATGATGAATCCCCATTTCAGCCATATCCTCTGCCCCGGTTTTCCAAGGCCTCTTTTCAGCATTTTTTCGCCGATTGCTTTGAACTTCAAGTAAATACCCGGGACCTCGCACAGAAGCGCCGCAATCAGCAGTAAGGCGATCCAGTAGGTGGGACGCATGCCGGTATAGGGGTGGTCAACATAACTCTTAAGCTCCGGGAGCAGCAGCGGCTCCAGGAAAAACAAGTAGAGACAGAACATCAGATCAAAGGCGATACCGCGCACGAACCCGAGGTTATTATAATTAATGGCCATGAATTAAAACAAACAAGCACTGACCTACTGTTTATCAAGCAACTTGTCCTTTTCCGTCCAGACGTCGTTCACCCAATTCTGGAATTTGTTCTGGAATTCCCTGTCATCGACATAGTCGCCGAGGAGGTCCTGCGTTACCGGTATTTTTTCTATGATGACCCTTATTTCCTTTATCCTGCCGCAGATGAAGTGCCAGAAGCTCGTGTCGCCGCCGGGGTACACGATGGTGACGTTAACGATACTGCTCAGCTGCTCTCCCATCGTTGACAGGACAAAGCCGATCCCTCCCGCCTTCGGCTTCAGGAGATGCATGAAGGGGGATT
Protein-coding sequences here:
- a CDS encoding 4Fe-4S binding protein produces the protein MEADHDIKTIRINMMTDEIYLKLAEILDYLPNGFPRTESGVEIKLLKKIFTPDEAELFCDMKMAKETAAEISRRTGRPLQGLDEKLSAMWWKGQIECDPTGEEKRYNLVPWVVGIFEFQVGNMDEEFARLHVEYIKTAGLFFMKKKPQVMQVLPIEKEVPDHNEALPFARVSALIEKSQSFAVNECICKKQSGLIGRGCAKPREVCLLIAEKPGFYDNHPMAGRLITREEARDILNRAEEAGLVHMTANVQEGHWFICNCCGCCCSQLLAARFGWKGAVNSRYFARIDASLCTNCGLCSETRCQVKAIDAVEGHRAVNEEKCIGCGLCVSTCPSGAVTLIHKSAERIIEPPRDEKEWYSIKARNEKKDISKFE